One Streptomyces sp. NBC_01237 genomic region harbors:
- a CDS encoding HIT family protein produces the protein MLIGMTSEPEQQIGVGTPDAFQRLWTPHRMAYIQGENKPSGPGAGDGCPFCVIPLKSDEDGLIVARGEHVYAVLNLYPYNGGHLMVVPYRHVADYTELDGPETAELADFTKRAMIALRAASGAHGFNIGMNQGDVAGAGIAAHLHQHLVPRWGGDTNFMPVVGHTKVLPQLLGDTRTMLAAAWPDGELPAG, from the coding sequence ATGCTGATCGGCATGACGAGTGAGCCGGAGCAGCAGATCGGAGTGGGAACGCCCGACGCGTTCCAGCGCCTGTGGACGCCCCATCGGATGGCGTACATCCAGGGTGAGAACAAGCCGAGCGGTCCGGGGGCCGGGGACGGCTGTCCGTTCTGTGTGATCCCGCTCAAATCGGACGAGGACGGGCTCATCGTCGCACGCGGTGAGCACGTCTACGCCGTGCTCAACCTCTATCCGTACAACGGCGGCCATCTGATGGTCGTGCCCTACCGGCACGTGGCCGACTACACGGAGCTGGACGGTCCGGAGACCGCCGAGCTGGCCGACTTCACCAAGCGGGCGATGATCGCGCTGCGCGCGGCGTCCGGGGCGCACGGGTTCAACATCGGGATGAACCAGGGGGACGTGGCGGGGGCGGGCATCGCCGCGCATCTGCATCAGCATCTGGTGCCGCGCTGGGGCGGGGACACCAACTTCATGCCGGTGGTCGGCCACACCAAGGTGCTGCCGCAGCTGCTGGGTGACACCCGGACGATGCTGGCCGCCGCCTGGCCCGACGGAGAGCTGCCGGCCGGCTGA